In Kordia antarctica, the following proteins share a genomic window:
- a CDS encoding alpha/beta hydrolase produces MSQNTPNSTPEPTVKVPKVILQTGRFLQSISTSLAATYGQRLFITPLKHKMPKREFHMDEQTEQTQLFVPAFVKSIVVYRYGKSDKKILLAHGWSGRGTQLVKIADHFLKLGYEIISFDAPAHGKATGKTTSMPEFIASIHEIEKQFGTFEFAIGHSLGGMALLNAVREGFQTKKLVTIGAADVITDIILHFTRTLTLKDIVAEKMKAKFDQKFGRDIDYASAHIAAKEVNIPTLIVHDEHDADVPVSCAYAIHNELSNGSIHITKHLGHRRILGKQEVIEKIEGFLIG; encoded by the coding sequence ATGAGTCAAAATACACCAAATTCAACACCTGAACCTACTGTAAAAGTTCCGAAAGTAATTTTACAAACTGGTCGTTTTTTACAATCTATTTCTACGTCACTAGCTGCAACGTATGGGCAACGACTGTTTATTACGCCGTTGAAACATAAAATGCCAAAGCGTGAATTTCACATGGATGAACAAACAGAACAGACGCAATTATTTGTTCCTGCTTTTGTAAAATCGATTGTTGTATATCGGTACGGAAAAAGTGATAAAAAGATTTTATTAGCACATGGTTGGAGCGGACGCGGAACACAATTGGTGAAAATTGCCGATCATTTTTTAAAATTAGGCTATGAAATTATCAGTTTTGATGCACCTGCGCACGGAAAAGCTACTGGAAAAACGACTTCTATGCCAGAATTTATTGCTTCTATTCATGAAATAGAAAAACAATTTGGAACATTTGAGTTTGCTATTGGACATAGTTTGGGCGGAATGGCGTTGTTAAATGCGGTTCGTGAAGGATTTCAAACCAAAAAATTAGTTACTATCGGCGCAGCAGATGTTATTACCGATATTATTCTACATTTTACACGTACGCTTACGCTGAAAGATATTGTTGCTGAAAAAATGAAAGCGAAATTTGATCAAAAATTTGGACGCGATATTGATTACGCTTCCGCACACATAGCGGCAAAAGAAGTAAATATTCCAACATTAATTGTTCATGACGAACATGACGCTGATGTTCCCGTAAGTTGCGCTTATGCGATTCACAACGAACTTTCTAACGGAAGTATTCATATTACAAAACATTTGGGACACCGTAGAATTTTAGGAAAACAGGAAGTTATTGAGAAGATTGAAGGGTTTTTGATTGGATGA
- a CDS encoding glycoside hydrolase family 31 protein gives MIVNTELEQKGNLFPSRILHFRKDVDTFYFTAENDVVLQLRIVRDSVMRFRYTTTGTFENDFSYAITKYASTGYNHLEIDEDKEKYIITTSKLICHISKENMRVQLYDAIDKTLINEDELGFHWEESYEFGGNVVKMSKTVNERESYFGLGDKPDHLNLKGKRFQNWATDSYAYGKSTDPIYKAIPFYTGLHHNKAYGIFFDNTFRSYFDFALERRNVTSFWAQGGEMNYYFIYGPEMQTVVEKYTDLTGKPHQLPPLWALGFHQCKWSYYPESNVKEITQKFRDLRIPCDAIYLDIDYMEGFRCFTWNKEHFPDPKRMVKELADNGFKTVAIIDPGIKIDKEYSVFKEALDKDYFCKRADGPYMKGKVWPGECYFPDFTKPEVRDWWSGLFKELIEDIGIQGVWNDMNEPAVMEVPNKTFPDDVRHDYDGNPCSHRKAHNVYGMQMARATYQGLKKFNYPKRPFVITRSAYSGTQRYTSTWTGDNVATWEHLWIANVQAQRMAMSGFSFVGSDIGGFAEQPQGELFTRWIQLGIFHPFCRVHSSGDHGDQEPWAFDEDVTDVVRKFVELRYQLLPYLYTAFWNLVEHGTPLLKSLVMFDQEDNQTHYRTDEFIFGDKILVCPIQEPNAKGRRMYIPRGQWYNYWTDELVEGGKEKWVDAEIDSMPLFVLEGAIIPKFPVQQYVDEKQIDEVTLDIYYKEGKERSQLFDDAHDGYDYTKGRYSLRTFKLTGKSNELIIQQHKEGKYITTYKNFKLNIHGLPFKAKVVQLDNVIVPTSELVTDENGLMIVDKDFSEIHIIG, from the coding sequence ATGATTGTAAATACGGAATTAGAACAAAAGGGAAATTTATTTCCATCCAGAATACTACATTTTCGAAAAGATGTAGATACATTTTACTTTACCGCAGAAAATGATGTTGTATTGCAATTGCGAATTGTACGCGATAGTGTCATGCGTTTTCGCTACACAACCACAGGAACATTTGAAAATGATTTCTCTTATGCCATAACCAAATATGCAAGTACAGGCTACAATCATCTAGAAATAGACGAAGACAAAGAGAAATACATCATCACAACGTCAAAATTAATTTGTCATATTTCGAAAGAAAACATGCGTGTTCAATTATATGATGCAATTGATAAAACGTTGATTAACGAAGATGAACTTGGTTTCCATTGGGAAGAAAGTTACGAGTTTGGTGGAAACGTTGTAAAGATGAGTAAAACTGTCAACGAACGTGAAAGCTATTTTGGGTTAGGCGATAAGCCAGATCATTTAAACCTAAAAGGAAAGCGTTTTCAGAATTGGGCTACAGATTCATACGCGTATGGAAAATCGACAGATCCAATTTACAAAGCAATTCCATTTTACACAGGATTGCATCACAACAAAGCGTACGGAATCTTTTTTGACAATACATTCAGAAGTTATTTTGATTTTGCACTCGAACGCAGAAACGTAACCAGCTTTTGGGCGCAAGGTGGCGAAATGAATTACTATTTCATCTACGGACCAGAAATGCAAACTGTCGTAGAAAAATATACAGATTTAACAGGGAAACCACATCAATTGCCGCCATTATGGGCGTTAGGTTTTCATCAATGTAAATGGAGTTACTATCCAGAAAGCAATGTAAAAGAGATTACACAGAAATTTAGAGACTTAAGAATTCCGTGTGATGCTATTTACTTAGATATTGATTATATGGAAGGTTTCCGTTGTTTTACATGGAATAAAGAGCACTTTCCAGATCCAAAACGTATGGTAAAAGAACTCGCAGACAATGGTTTTAAAACGGTTGCGATTATTGATCCAGGAATCAAAATAGATAAAGAATACAGCGTTTTTAAAGAAGCGTTAGATAAAGATTATTTCTGTAAACGTGCCGATGGACCGTATATGAAAGGAAAAGTTTGGCCAGGCGAATGTTACTTTCCCGATTTTACCAAACCAGAAGTGAGAGATTGGTGGTCAGGATTATTCAAAGAATTGATTGAAGACATCGGAATTCAAGGTGTTTGGAATGATATGAACGAACCTGCCGTGATGGAAGTGCCAAATAAAACATTTCCAGATGATGTACGACATGATTATGACGGAAATCCGTGTAGTCACCGAAAAGCACACAATGTATACGGAATGCAAATGGCGCGCGCTACGTATCAAGGTTTAAAGAAATTTAACTACCCAAAACGTCCGTTTGTTATTACGCGTTCAGCGTATTCAGGAACGCAACGCTATACCTCAACGTGGACAGGCGATAATGTCGCAACTTGGGAACATTTATGGATTGCAAACGTGCAAGCACAACGAATGGCAATGTCAGGTTTCTCGTTTGTAGGAAGTGATATTGGTGGATTTGCTGAACAACCACAAGGCGAATTATTTACACGTTGGATTCAACTCGGAATCTTTCATCCGTTTTGTAGAGTGCATTCTTCTGGAGATCATGGCGATCAAGAACCGTGGGCTTTTGATGAAGATGTAACCGATGTTGTGCGTAAGTTTGTAGAATTACGATACCAATTATTACCGTATTTGTATACTGCTTTTTGGAATTTGGTAGAACATGGAACGCCATTATTGAAATCGTTAGTAATGTTCGATCAAGAAGATAATCAGACGCATTATAGAACGGATGAATTTATTTTTGGAGATAAAATATTGGTTTGCCCAATTCAAGAACCAAATGCCAAAGGACGTAGAATGTACATTCCGCGTGGACAATGGTATAATTACTGGACAGATGAATTGGTTGAAGGTGGAAAAGAAAAATGGGTTGATGCAGAAATTGATAGCATGCCGCTTTTCGTACTAGAAGGCGCAATTATTCCAAAATTTCCTGTACAACAATATGTGGATGAAAAACAAATTGATGAGGTTACACTAGATATTTACTATAAAGAAGGAAAAGAACGCTCGCAATTATTTGATGACGCACATGACGGTTATGATTATACAAAAGGTCGTTACAGTCTAAGAACCTTCAAGCTGACAGGAAAGTCAAACGAATTAATTATTCAACAACATAAAGAAGGAAAGTATATTACAACATATAAAAACTTCAAATTAAACATTCACGGATTACCGTTTAAAGCAAAAGTAGTTCAGTTAGATAATGTAATTGTTCCGACATCTGAATTAGTAACTGACGAAAATGGTTTGATGATTGTTGATAAAGATTTCTCTGAGATTCATATTATTGGCTAG
- the glgB gene encoding 1,4-alpha-glucan branching protein GlgB, translating to MAEVVPHSLFSEFDVNLFKGGKHYRLYEKFGSHLMTLNGVEGTYFAVWAPSAKTVSVIGDFNFWIEGEHKLNVRWDESGIWEGFIPDVKKGSTYKYKIQSSHNDIKTEKADPYARRCEHPPKTASVVWEADYDWKDAKWMKKRKKNNALDAPYSVYEVHLGSWKRKIEDNKFLSYVDLAEELVSYVKEMNFTHVELMPVMEFPYDPSWGYQLTGYFAPTSRFGVPEEFKLLVDKLHQNDIGIILDWVPSHFPEDAHGLGFFDGTCLYEHPDKRKGYHPDWKSLIFNYGRNEVKSFLISNAIFWLDQYHADALRVDAVASMLFLDYSRDEGEWEPNQFGGRENLDAIAFMQEMNEAVYSNFPDVQTIAEESTSFPMVSRPTAIGGLGFGMKWMMGWMHDTLQYFAKEPIYRKHHQNDLTFSMTYAFTENFMLPFSHDEVVYGKHSILGRMPGDEWQKFANLRLLYSYMFTHPGTKLLFQGCEFGQSEEWNFEQSLDWHLLEHKVHIGIQTLIKDLNKLYKKEAALHEKQFSADGFEWIDYNDAENSVLVYIRKGNKPENDLVIACNMTPIPRESYRIGLPKAGNLKEVFNSDLKKYNGTDDFKNKAIKSEKKEWQFRNHSAEIMIPPLGMVALKYK from the coding sequence ATGGCAGAAGTAGTTCCACACAGTTTATTTTCAGAATTTGATGTCAATCTATTCAAAGGCGGAAAACATTACAGACTCTACGAAAAATTTGGTTCACACCTCATGACGCTTAATGGCGTTGAAGGAACCTATTTTGCAGTTTGGGCGCCAAGTGCGAAAACCGTTTCTGTCATTGGCGATTTTAATTTTTGGATAGAAGGCGAACACAAACTGAATGTGCGTTGGGACGAAAGTGGAATTTGGGAAGGATTCATTCCAGATGTAAAAAAAGGAAGTACGTACAAATACAAAATACAAAGCAGTCACAACGATATTAAAACGGAAAAAGCAGATCCGTATGCGCGTCGTTGCGAACATCCACCAAAAACGGCTTCAGTAGTTTGGGAAGCAGATTACGATTGGAAAGATGCCAAGTGGATGAAAAAGCGTAAAAAGAACAATGCCTTAGATGCGCCATATTCAGTATACGAAGTGCATTTAGGTTCGTGGAAACGTAAAATAGAAGACAACAAATTCTTGTCGTATGTTGATTTGGCAGAAGAATTAGTAAGTTATGTAAAAGAAATGAATTTCACGCATGTGGAATTAATGCCAGTCATGGAATTTCCGTACGATCCAAGTTGGGGTTATCAACTCACAGGATATTTTGCGCCAACTTCCCGATTTGGTGTTCCAGAAGAATTCAAATTATTAGTAGATAAATTACATCAAAACGACATCGGAATCATCTTAGATTGGGTTCCGTCGCACTTTCCAGAAGATGCACACGGACTCGGTTTCTTTGACGGAACATGTTTATATGAACATCCAGACAAGCGAAAAGGCTATCATCCAGATTGGAAAAGTTTGATCTTTAATTATGGAAGAAACGAAGTAAAATCGTTCCTAATAAGTAATGCTATTTTTTGGCTCGACCAATATCACGCAGATGCTTTAAGAGTTGATGCTGTTGCTTCTATGTTATTTTTAGATTATTCTCGTGATGAAGGCGAATGGGAACCAAACCAATTTGGCGGGCGCGAAAACTTAGATGCAATCGCGTTTATGCAAGAAATGAATGAAGCTGTGTATAGCAATTTTCCAGATGTGCAAACCATTGCAGAAGAATCAACGTCGTTTCCAATGGTATCGCGTCCAACAGCAATTGGCGGACTCGGTTTTGGAATGAAATGGATGATGGGTTGGATGCACGATACATTGCAATATTTTGCGAAAGAACCGATTTACAGAAAACATCATCAAAACGATTTGACATTCAGTATGACCTACGCGTTTACGGAAAACTTTATGTTGCCGTTTTCGCATGATGAGGTTGTGTATGGAAAACATTCCATCTTAGGAAGAATGCCTGGCGACGAATGGCAAAAATTTGCAAATCTTCGCTTACTTTACAGTTATATGTTTACGCATCCAGGAACAAAATTACTATTTCAAGGTTGTGAATTTGGACAAAGTGAAGAATGGAATTTTGAACAAAGTTTAGATTGGCATTTGTTGGAACATAAAGTTCACATAGGAATTCAAACGTTGATTAAAGATTTAAACAAACTCTACAAAAAAGAAGCGGCATTACACGAAAAGCAATTCTCTGCCGATGGTTTTGAATGGATTGATTATAACGATGCTGAAAATTCCGTGTTAGTCTACATCCGAAAAGGAAACAAACCTGAAAACGATTTGGTTATTGCGTGCAATATGACACCAATTCCACGCGAAAGCTATCGTATTGGTTTGCCAAAAGCTGGAAATTTAAAAGAAGTTTTCAACAGTGATCTCAAAAAATATAACGGAACGGACGATTTTAAAAACAAGGCAATTAAATCTGAAAAGAAAGAATGGCAATTTAGAAATCATTCTGCGGAAATTATGATTCCGCCATTGGGAATGGTTGCATTGAAGTATAAGTAG
- a CDS encoding trehalose synthase, producing MTKKTTETNLQAAYNFNDSWEELLENKAFVKAFLSDVLEDYILKQRWYGGKSSKLKYIELSEYFRIQQHGEVYFGLILEVNFVEAFYQHYFLPIAFVSDESFAQEDRILPISIKDQSGFIIDAINLEAFRKLVFERIHTAIPNDQTKVQYHKSLQFQDKIYESSRFMGLEQSNTSIVYNESFVLKFFRRIYANKNPDYEMSRFLSEKKNFKNTPAYLGSVNLVDSEKENITIALMQEMVPNEGDAWEYMLKELHKVFSNLEYKKIDIQKLPETELFLRLDIRDVPPQIIDWVGLNLFLKIQKLAERTAEMHIALGSEFEETAFTPTHFNGDYSVWLKNRLLYQFQNRLNAVENNLHKLDGLALTLAQEFLDKKNTIRKRFVNFDWTKLKGERIRVHGDYHLGQILVKDDDFYILDFEGEPESTIRDRKVKQPPLKDVAGLFRSFHYAIYATIFNHTDDYKHSQEELFEAGELLYKYLIGVFLKTYITKIQNANLNIGYSQERIFLLKYSLLEKAVYELGYELNSRPLWAVIPLKGITNIINH from the coding sequence ATGACTAAAAAAACCACCGAAACCAATTTACAAGCTGCATACAATTTCAATGATTCTTGGGAAGAATTATTAGAAAATAAAGCCTTTGTAAAAGCATTTTTGTCAGATGTTTTGGAAGATTATATCCTAAAACAACGTTGGTACGGTGGAAAATCAAGCAAACTAAAATACATTGAACTCTCGGAATATTTCCGCATTCAGCAACATGGCGAAGTCTATTTTGGCTTAATCTTGGAAGTAAATTTTGTAGAAGCATTCTATCAACATTACTTCTTACCGATTGCATTTGTGTCGGATGAAAGTTTTGCACAAGAAGATCGAATTTTGCCAATCAGCATCAAAGATCAATCAGGTTTTATCATTGACGCGATCAATCTAGAAGCATTTCGAAAACTGGTTTTTGAGCGAATTCACACGGCAATTCCAAACGATCAAACGAAAGTACAATATCATAAAAGTTTGCAATTTCAGGACAAAATCTATGAATCTTCTCGATTTATGGGCTTGGAGCAAAGCAATACTTCAATCGTATACAATGAAAGTTTTGTATTGAAATTCTTCCGAAGAATCTACGCAAACAAAAATCCTGACTACGAGATGAGTCGATTTTTGTCTGAAAAGAAAAACTTCAAAAATACGCCAGCATATCTAGGAAGTGTCAATTTGGTAGATTCCGAGAAGGAAAATATTACGATTGCACTTATGCAAGAAATGGTGCCAAATGAAGGCGATGCGTGGGAATATATGTTGAAAGAATTACACAAAGTATTCTCAAATCTTGAATACAAAAAAATAGACATTCAAAAATTACCCGAAACGGAACTCTTTTTACGTTTAGACATTCGTGATGTTCCGCCACAAATCATTGATTGGGTTGGATTGAATCTATTCTTAAAAATTCAAAAACTAGCCGAACGAACTGCCGAAATGCACATTGCACTCGGAAGTGAGTTTGAAGAAACAGCGTTTACGCCAACACATTTTAATGGCGATTATTCGGTTTGGCTGAAAAACAGATTACTCTATCAATTTCAAAACAGATTGAACGCGGTTGAAAACAATTTGCACAAATTGGATGGTTTGGCATTAACATTAGCACAAGAATTTTTAGACAAGAAAAATACAATTCGGAAGCGTTTTGTTAATTTCGATTGGACAAAACTCAAAGGCGAACGCATTCGAGTGCATGGCGATTATCATTTAGGTCAAATCTTGGTGAAAGATGATGATTTTTACATTCTCGATTTTGAAGGCGAACCAGAAAGTACCATTCGCGATCGGAAAGTAAAACAGCCGCCATTAAAAGATGTTGCAGGACTTTTTAGAAGTTTTCACTATGCGATTTATGCAACTATTTTCAATCATACGGACGATTACAAACATTCGCAAGAAGAATTATTTGAAGCGGGCGAATTATTATATAAATACCTCATTGGTGTATTCTTAAAAACGTACATTACCAAAATTCAAAATGCAAATCTCAACATTGGGTACAGTCAAGAACGTATCTTTTTACTAAAATATTCATTGCTTGAAAAAGCGGTTTACGAACTTGGGTACGAACTCAACTCACGACCACTTTGGGCAGTTATTCCACTCAAAGGAATCACGAACATAATCAATCATTAA
- a CDS encoding alpha-1,4-glucan--maltose-1-phosphate maltosyltransferase gives MQNQKRVVIDQISPQLNNGEFFIKRIVNEIVTINAHVLVDGHDVIAASVLYKHEKERTWKEARMHETGNDEWQASFIVEKQGFYTYKVEGWVDYALNWQHGAERKIADNQHIVSELLEGVDYLKAFLKKATKTEKEYLQNCIANFQDASKYKEAIEAARSEELHNIFVKYPEKILANSSHELQVYVDRKKAQFSTWYEFFPRSASETEGQHGTFKDCERLLPKVSDMGFDTLYFPPIHPIGEVNRKGKNNTTEAKEGDVGSAWGIGSQYGGHKDTHPQLGSIEDFKSLIAKAKEYNIEIAMDYALQAAPDHPWVKEHPNWFKWRPDGTVQYAENPPKKYQDILPIYWESEDYKNLWNECLSTLFHWIECGVEVFRVDNPHTKPYYFWNWAISEVKKKHPNVIFLAEAFTRPKVMQQLAKQGYSQSYTYFTWRDNKKELIEYMNELTQTEQKEYMRPNFWPNTPDINPFHLQGANEAKYIQRYALAATLSSNIGIYGPVFEQMIDDAIPGKEEYYMSEKFQLCHYDWNKQNKLTTLIGRINAIRHEHEALQQTNNIKFCDIENDNLLGFYKWNQDRTSEVLIIISLDQYYAQQGNLQLPLHDLGIQQGQKVTVNDLITGNSYNWYSEWNFVELHPALPFHIFKINK, from the coding sequence ATGCAAAATCAAAAACGTGTCGTTATCGATCAAATCTCACCGCAACTCAACAATGGTGAATTTTTTATCAAACGAATTGTAAACGAAATCGTAACAATAAACGCACATGTCTTAGTGGACGGACATGATGTCATTGCGGCTTCTGTGTTATACAAACACGAAAAAGAACGTACTTGGAAAGAAGCACGCATGCACGAAACAGGAAACGACGAATGGCAAGCTTCTTTTATAGTAGAAAAACAAGGTTTCTATACGTACAAAGTAGAAGGTTGGGTTGATTATGCACTAAATTGGCAACACGGAGCAGAACGGAAAATTGCCGATAATCAACACATCGTTTCGGAACTCTTAGAAGGTGTTGATTACTTAAAAGCATTCCTTAAAAAAGCAACGAAAACGGAAAAAGAATATCTTCAAAACTGTATTGCAAACTTTCAAGATGCTTCCAAATATAAGGAAGCGATTGAAGCGGCGAGAAGTGAAGAATTACACAATATATTTGTAAAATATCCTGAAAAAATACTAGCAAATTCATCGCACGAATTGCAAGTATATGTCGATCGTAAAAAAGCACAATTCAGTACGTGGTACGAATTCTTTCCACGTTCGGCTTCGGAAACGGAAGGACAACACGGAACGTTCAAAGATTGCGAGCGTTTGCTACCAAAAGTTTCCGACATGGGATTTGATACGTTGTACTTTCCGCCAATTCATCCAATTGGAGAAGTCAATCGGAAAGGGAAAAACAATACTACGGAAGCGAAAGAAGGCGATGTTGGTTCGGCTTGGGGAATTGGCTCACAATATGGCGGACACAAAGATACGCATCCGCAATTGGGAAGTATTGAAGACTTCAAAAGCTTAATCGCGAAAGCGAAAGAATACAATATAGAAATCGCAATGGATTACGCATTGCAAGCCGCACCCGATCATCCTTGGGTAAAAGAACATCCAAATTGGTTCAAATGGCGACCAGACGGAACGGTTCAATATGCGGAAAATCCACCAAAAAAATACCAAGACATTCTTCCAATTTATTGGGAAAGTGAAGACTATAAAAACTTATGGAACGAATGTTTAAGTACATTATTTCATTGGATTGAGTGCGGAGTGGAAGTTTTCCGAGTAGACAATCCGCATACAAAACCATATTATTTCTGGAATTGGGCAATTTCCGAAGTCAAAAAGAAACATCCAAACGTGATCTTTCTCGCGGAAGCGTTCACCAGACCAAAAGTAATGCAACAATTGGCAAAACAAGGATATTCGCAATCGTACACGTATTTCACTTGGCGTGATAACAAAAAAGAGCTCATTGAATACATGAACGAACTCACGCAAACAGAACAAAAAGAATACATGCGACCAAATTTTTGGCCAAATACGCCAGATATAAATCCGTTTCACTTGCAAGGCGCCAATGAAGCAAAATACATTCAACGGTATGCGTTGGCGGCAACGTTGAGTTCTAACATTGGAATTTACGGACCTGTTTTTGAGCAAATGATTGACGATGCGATTCCTGGAAAAGAAGAATATTACATGTCTGAGAAGTTTCAATTGTGTCATTATGATTGGAATAAACAAAACAAACTCACAACCTTAATTGGTCGTATCAACGCAATTCGTCACGAACATGAAGCATTGCAACAAACGAATAATATCAAATTTTGTGACATTGAAAATGATAATTTACTAGGTTTCTATAAGTGGAATCAAGATCGCACAAGCGAAGTTCTAATCATTATCAGTTTAGATCAATATTACGCGCAACAAGGAAACTTACAATTGCCGTTACACGATTTAGGAATTCAGCAAGGTCAAAAAGTAACCGTAAACGATTTAATTACAGGAAATAGTTACAATTGGTACAGCGAATGGAATTTTGTAGAATTGCATCCTGCGTTGCCGTTTCACATTTTTAAAATCAATAAGTAG
- the xerA gene encoding site-specific tyrosine recombinase/integron integrase, protein MKSTLGTTWSSSQKSWYIENNSENLAAISSVLKPHCIIDTKDLDKNHGSKKKVRVLSDEQKTILNNFFKFLKGKRYSKSTVQVYTYLVADFVAYHKSKSTDELTNRDVELFIEDIYVKRNYAISTQRQFISALKLFVVFQKNSSINNLELSRPKKTKKLPNILSQEEVLDLIRCTKNLKHRTIITLLYSCGLRVSEIINLKLSEIDIDRKQLVVRNAKGAKDRFVSLAESFLPLLSNYYYSYSPKIYFIEGKSNRKYSAESIRKFIKSNCKVAKITKNVTPHTLRHSYATHLLENGVDIRYIQTLLGHSRPETTMIYTHVQRKDLMAISNPLDVALQKIKESGNSNSKVLLSRNSN, encoded by the coding sequence GTGAAATCAACACTTGGAACTACATGGAGTAGTTCACAAAAGAGTTGGTATATTGAAAATAATAGTGAAAACTTAGCTGCTATTTCTAGCGTTTTAAAACCTCATTGTATCATTGATACTAAAGATTTAGATAAAAATCATGGCTCAAAAAAGAAAGTTCGGGTCTTATCTGATGAACAAAAAACGATTCTTAATAATTTTTTTAAGTTTTTAAAAGGAAAACGCTACAGTAAAAGCACAGTCCAAGTTTACACGTATTTAGTTGCAGATTTTGTTGCGTATCATAAAAGTAAGAGTACAGATGAACTAACCAATAGAGATGTTGAATTGTTTATTGAGGATATTTATGTAAAAAGAAATTACGCAATTAGTACACAACGACAATTTATAAGTGCTTTAAAGTTGTTTGTGGTATTTCAGAAAAATAGTAGCATCAATAATTTGGAACTGTCAAGACCCAAGAAAACTAAGAAATTACCGAATATATTATCTCAAGAAGAAGTTTTAGATTTAATACGATGTACTAAAAATTTAAAGCATAGAACAATTATTACATTACTATATTCTTGCGGGTTAAGAGTAAGTGAAATCATTAATTTGAAACTTTCGGAAATAGATATAGATAGAAAACAGTTAGTTGTTAGAAACGCGAAAGGCGCAAAAGATAGGTTTGTTAGTTTGGCTGAGAGTTTTTTACCGTTGTTATCAAATTACTATTACTCCTATAGCCCAAAAATATATTTCATTGAAGGGAAAAGCAATAGGAAATATAGTGCAGAAAGCATTCGAAAATTTATAAAGAGTAATTGTAAAGTTGCAAAGATTACCAAAAATGTGACGCCACATACATTGCGGCATAGTTATGCGACACATTTATTAGAAAATGGTGTTGACATACGATATATTCAAACACTGTTAGGTCATTCACGACCTGAGACGACTATGATTTATACACATGTACAGCGAAAGGATTTAATGGCTATTTCGAACCCTTTGGATGTTGCTTTGCAAAAAATAAAAGAATCGGGAAATAGTAACTCAAAAGTTCTGTTATCCCGTAATAGTAACTGA
- a CDS encoding toxin-antitoxin system YwqK family antitoxin, whose amino-acid sequence MKTVLKLIFLLIISYSCFSQNSRKDNPNLVFYDDCSNQIIEPEFEVLYIPHSIYDLITVFKEIDDWVLQYSTSFKTKNDTIRIPKILFAGGSELHSKRWTYLNCEKVCDGIETDFYENGNKRTEGTYENGKPIEIKEYRKNGILRAQYFYENLTLNYTRIDYYDENGDLEEYQTYKNKKRKTIIKMFDKNGEMTNRETEKTYIERNN is encoded by the coding sequence ATGAAAACAGTCCTAAAATTAATCTTTCTGCTCATTATTAGCTACTCGTGTTTTAGCCAGAACAGTAGAAAAGATAATCCGAATTTAGTTTTTTATGATGACTGTTCTAACCAGATAATTGAACCTGAATTTGAGGTTTTATATATACCACACTCGATTTATGACCTCATAACAGTTTTTAAGGAAATTGATGATTGGGTACTTCAATATTCGACATCTTTTAAGACCAAAAATGACACTATAAGAATACCAAAAATTCTTTTTGCAGGTGGAAGTGAATTACATTCAAAACGCTGGACTTATCTAAATTGCGAAAAAGTATGTGACGGAATTGAAACGGATTTTTATGAAAATGGAAATAAGCGGACTGAAGGAACATACGAAAATGGAAAACCCATTGAAATCAAAGAATATCGAAAAAACGGAATACTACGCGCTCAATACTTTTATGAAAATCTAACTCTCAATTACACACGGATTGACTATTACGATGAAAATGGAGATTTGGAAGAATATCAGACTTATAAGAATAAGAAAAGAAAAACAATAATTAAGATGTTTGACAAAAACGGAGAAATGACTAATAGAGAAACCGAAAAAACATATATTGAAAGGAATAATTAA